A section of the Pseudomonas lini genome encodes:
- a CDS encoding M48 family metallopeptidase: MNKTLVLCALSASLLLAGCQSVNTTSGGAVGVERKQYMFSMLSTSEVNQMYAQSYQKTVGEASSKGVLDKTSNDAKRVQAISRRLIAQAPVFRPDSAQWQWEVNLIKSDDLNASCGPGGKIIFYSGLIDTLQLTDDEIAAIIGHEIAHALREHGREAMSKAYGIEMAKQGAGALFGLGEGSLALADTVAQYGMTLPNSRGNENEADLIGLELAARAGYNPNAAITLWNKMSKASNGAPPEFLSTHPASASRIAALQAAIPKVMPLYEKAKKS; encoded by the coding sequence ATGAATAAGACATTGGTTTTGTGTGCACTGAGCGCAAGTTTGCTGCTCGCCGGTTGTCAGTCGGTCAACACCACCAGCGGTGGCGCCGTGGGCGTTGAGCGCAAGCAATACATGTTCAGCATGTTGTCGACCTCTGAGGTCAACCAGATGTACGCCCAGTCTTATCAAAAGACCGTCGGGGAGGCGAGCAGCAAAGGGGTGCTGGACAAAACCAGTAACGATGCGAAGCGCGTTCAGGCGATCTCCAGGCGGCTGATTGCCCAGGCGCCGGTGTTCCGTCCGGATTCGGCTCAGTGGCAATGGGAAGTGAATTTGATCAAGAGCGACGATCTGAATGCCTCCTGCGGGCCTGGCGGCAAGATCATTTTCTACTCGGGGCTGATCGACACCCTGCAACTCACCGACGACGAAATCGCCGCCATCATCGGCCATGAAATCGCTCACGCCTTGCGCGAGCACGGTCGCGAAGCGATGTCCAAGGCTTACGGTATCGAAATGGCCAAGCAGGGTGCTGGTGCGTTGTTCGGTCTGGGCGAGGGCAGCCTGGCCCTGGCGGACACCGTAGCCCAATACGGCATGACCTTGCCCAACAGTCGCGGCAATGAAAACGAAGCAGACTTGATCGGCCTCGAATTGGCTGCCCGTGCCGGGTACAACCCGAACGCGGCGATCACCCTGTGGAACAAGATGAGCAAAGCCTCGAATGGCGCGCCGCCAGAGTTCTTGAGCACGCACCCGGCGTCGGCCAGTCGGATTGCTGCCTTGCAGGCGGCGATTCCTAAAGTCATGCCGTTATATGAAAAAGCCAAGAAATCCTGA
- a CDS encoding DUF6124 family protein — MFKETPNPPETDDVSPYESLDSKKLHEAANRALDHYLNPAALKSPATRKPSTMYMVAPDIKDEDLLAHTCESLAQASVMASDFAGYLEGPHRHTAMAIQQIVMLAELAVNRMLDNVAIPKAAPHS; from the coding sequence ATGTTCAAAGAAACACCGAATCCCCCAGAAACCGACGACGTTTCCCCCTACGAATCCCTCGATTCAAAAAAACTCCACGAAGCAGCTAACCGCGCGCTCGATCACTACCTCAACCCAGCCGCCCTCAAATCACCCGCGACCCGCAAACCGAGCACGATGTATATGGTTGCGCCGGATATCAAAGACGAAGACTTGTTGGCCCATACCTGTGAATCGTTGGCCCAGGCCAGTGTGATGGCGAGTGATTTTGCGGGGTATCTGGAAGGGCCGCACCGGCACACGGCGATGGCGATTCAACAGATCGTCATGCTGGCCGAACTGGCGGTGAACCGGATGCTGGATAACGTTGCCATACCAAAAGCTGCGCCACACAGCTAA
- a CDS encoding YajG family lipoprotein, whose amino-acid sequence MLQRLLFGLITVTSLTLVGCAHSPQQLNPEPKLTAQLAPVGRGQPVVVRVVDGRPSPTLGTRGGLYPETSAITVQGAQILPKLQAQAEAAVRLLGFTPTANALNAPQLTVTLAELKYQSPKEGLYVTEATIGATFRSDVQNANRRYSGRYGASLDQRFGMAPNQETNTKLVSDVLSDALTRLFKDPTIGQVLAE is encoded by the coding sequence ATGTTGCAACGCCTGTTGTTCGGTTTGATCACTGTGACCAGTTTGACCCTCGTCGGCTGCGCCCACAGCCCGCAACAACTGAACCCGGAACCCAAGCTGACGGCTCAGCTGGCGCCGGTCGGCCGTGGTCAGCCGGTGGTGGTGCGCGTGGTGGACGGTCGTCCGTCGCCAACGCTGGGGACTCGTGGTGGCCTGTATCCGGAGACCAGCGCGATCACCGTGCAGGGCGCGCAGATTCTGCCGAAGCTGCAGGCTCAGGCTGAAGCGGCCGTGCGCTTGCTGGGCTTTACCCCAACGGCCAATGCGCTGAATGCACCGCAATTGACGGTGACCCTGGCCGAGCTGAAGTATCAGTCGCCCAAGGAAGGCCTGTATGTGACTGAGGCAACGATTGGCGCGACGTTCCGTTCGGATGTGCAGAATGCCAACCGTCGTTATAGCGGTCGCTACGGTGCGTCGCTGGATCAGCGTTTTGGCATGGCGCCGAATCAGGAAACCAATACCAAGCTGGTCAGTGATGTATTGAGTGACGCGTTGACCCGCTTGTTCAAGGACCCGACGATTGGTCAGGTGCTTGCCGAGTAA
- a CDS encoding SOS response-associated peptidase, translating into MCGRYALFRWNPAFAALPGFPADQQAQWNISPNDSVLMLRAGADGQRELARARWGLTPPWLTDLSRTPAHARAETVAEQPMFREALRLRRCLLPANGFYEWRGTTRKRPYWLTPGEGSALFFAAIWEAYPVQEQVWLSTAVITQPASSQRRPLILDAAGQEAWLNPETPLHALQALLASEPAALRERVLANLVNDPKLNGPECLTPG; encoded by the coding sequence ATGTGTGGACGTTATGCCCTGTTTCGCTGGAACCCCGCTTTTGCGGCCCTGCCCGGATTCCCCGCCGATCAGCAGGCCCAGTGGAATATCTCCCCCAACGATTCGGTGTTGATGCTGCGTGCCGGCGCAGACGGGCAACGCGAGTTGGCCCGCGCCCGCTGGGGCCTGACGCCGCCGTGGCTGACCGACCTGTCTCGCACCCCGGCCCATGCCCGCGCTGAAACCGTTGCCGAACAACCGATGTTTCGCGAAGCCTTGCGCCTGCGTCGCTGCCTGCTGCCGGCCAATGGTTTCTACGAATGGCGCGGCACCACACGCAAACGTCCGTACTGGCTGACCCCGGGGGAGGGTTCGGCGCTGTTCTTCGCGGCGATCTGGGAGGCGTATCCGGTGCAGGAACAGGTGTGGTTGAGTACGGCGGTGATCACCCAGCCGGCTTCGAGTCAGCGTCGACCGTTGATTCTCGATGCGGCGGGGCAGGAAGCCTGGCTCAACCCCGAAACGCCGTTGCATGCCTTGCAGGCGTTGCTGGCCAGTGAACCTGCGGCATTGCGCGAGCGGGTGCTGGCGAACCTGGTGAACGATCCGAAGCTCAATGGGCCGGAGTGTTTGACTCCGGGTTGA
- a CDS encoding methyl-accepting chemotaxis protein gives MKFKSIQFSVAALAGAIVLSVVAALVLYALFSGARTQDMVQQRTQAQFEQVIEQRLTSLAQTQVSQIQRELEAPLLIAGGLVRVNALIGTPGADGQPQLSLSREQLISLIKENVARNPKILGTYIGWEKNALDHNDAAYVDTPVVGIDASNGRFLPWWFRNEDGSLGLDKLVDVDDQKTLSTGVRASEYYLCSKETKKSCVIDPAPYKVGDKIVMLASFIEPIMLNGAFQGIVGADLSVNFIQEMLLGANQKLYSGAGEMVLIGGNGRIVAYTKDPSKFGEKVSDILDSKQIANMANLKRGEVTYTIDKDQGRIELYLPFGIGQTDARWTLMLQLPLNAVMADLQKLQGDLDAQRKSDTFGMAMVGLLIAGIGLLVIWLVGHGIARPLKQMVAMLDDIAQGEGDLTRRLTSDRADELGSIAKGFNTFLAKLQAMITQVVTSVQSVSDSSEHTADIAIRTNIGVHKQMAEIDQVATAVHEMTATAQDVARNATQAAQAASHADQAAAQGMQIVRDTSNSIGVLAVEIGKAVGVVQTLAKDSENINAILTAIRGIAEQTNLLALNAAIEAARAGEQGRGFAVVADEVRNLAQKTQKATEEIQTMIQHLQQGTRDVVRVMEDSQNRTDESVQHAAKAAEALETITQAVSVINDMNTQIASAAEEQSAVADDINRNVINIGQVANEVAGGADESSAASADLTKLAEQQRRLINQFKV, from the coding sequence ATGAAATTCAAGTCGATCCAGTTTTCCGTTGCCGCCCTGGCCGGCGCCATTGTGCTTAGCGTCGTCGCTGCCCTGGTGCTGTATGCGCTGTTTTCCGGTGCCCGCACCCAAGACATGGTTCAGCAACGGACTCAGGCGCAGTTCGAGCAAGTCATCGAACAACGCCTGACCTCGCTGGCGCAAACACAGGTCAGCCAGATCCAGCGCGAACTCGAAGCACCGCTGCTGATTGCCGGCGGGCTGGTTAGGGTCAACGCGTTGATTGGTACCCCCGGCGCCGATGGTCAGCCACAGTTGAGCCTGAGCCGTGAGCAACTGATCAGCCTGATCAAGGAAAACGTCGCCCGGAACCCGAAAATTCTCGGCACCTACATCGGTTGGGAAAAAAACGCACTCGACCACAATGATGCGGCCTACGTCGACACCCCTGTGGTCGGCATCGACGCCAGCAACGGGCGCTTCCTGCCGTGGTGGTTCCGCAATGAAGACGGCAGCCTGGGCCTGGACAAACTGGTGGACGTCGACGACCAGAAAACCCTGTCCACCGGCGTGCGTGCCAGCGAGTACTACCTGTGCTCCAAAGAAACCAAAAAATCCTGCGTGATCGATCCGGCGCCCTACAAGGTCGGCGACAAGATCGTCATGCTCGCCTCATTCATTGAACCGATCATGCTCAATGGCGCGTTCCAGGGCATCGTCGGCGCTGACCTGTCGGTGAACTTCATCCAGGAAATGCTCCTGGGGGCGAATCAGAAACTGTACAGCGGCGCCGGGGAAATGGTCCTGATCGGCGGTAACGGCCGGATCGTCGCCTACACCAAAGACCCGAGCAAATTCGGCGAAAAGGTCAGCGACATTCTCGACAGCAAACAGATTGCCAACATGGCCAATCTCAAGCGCGGCGAAGTGACTTACACCATCGACAAGGACCAGGGCCGGATCGAGTTGTACCTGCCCTTCGGCATCGGCCAGACCGACGCCCGCTGGACCTTGATGCTGCAACTGCCGCTGAACGCGGTGATGGCCGATCTGCAAAAACTTCAGGGTGATCTGGACGCACAGCGCAAATCCGACACCTTTGGCATGGCCATGGTCGGCCTGTTGATCGCTGGTATCGGTTTGTTGGTGATCTGGCTGGTAGGCCACGGCATTGCTCGTCCACTCAAGCAAATGGTCGCGATGCTCGACGATATTGCTCAGGGTGAAGGCGACCTGACCCGTCGATTGACCAGCGACCGCGCCGACGAATTGGGCTCGATCGCCAAAGGCTTCAACACTTTCCTCGCCAAGTTGCAGGCGATGATTACCCAAGTGGTGACGTCGGTGCAGAGCGTCAGCGACTCATCGGAACATACCGCCGACATCGCCATTCGCACCAACATCGGCGTGCATAAACAAATGGCCGAGATCGATCAGGTCGCGACCGCCGTGCATGAAATGACCGCCACCGCCCAGGATGTCGCGCGCAATGCCACTCAGGCCGCGCAAGCCGCCAGCCATGCGGATCAGGCAGCGGCGCAGGGCATGCAAATCGTCCGTGACACCTCGAATTCCATCGGCGTACTGGCGGTGGAAATCGGCAAAGCCGTCGGCGTGGTGCAGACCCTGGCCAAGGACAGCGAGAACATCAATGCGATCCTGACGGCCATTCGCGGCATCGCCGAGCAGACCAACCTATTGGCCTTGAACGCCGCCATCGAAGCCGCCCGTGCCGGTGAGCAGGGTCGTGGGTTTGCAGTGGTGGCCGATGAAGTGCGCAACCTGGCGCAGAAAACCCAGAAGGCCACTGAAGAAATCCAGACCATGATCCAGCATCTGCAGCAAGGTACCCGCGATGTGGTGCGGGTCATGGAAGACAGCCAGAACCGCACCGACGAAAGCGTGCAACACGCGGCGAAAGCGGCCGAGGCGCTGGAGACCATTACGCAAGCGGTGTCGGTGATCAACGACATGAACACCCAGATCGCCAGCGCGGCCGAGGAACAGAGCGCGGTGGCCGACGACATCAATCGTAATGTGATCAACATCGGGCAAGTGGCCAATGAAGTGGCCGGTGGGGCGGATGAATCGAGCGCGGCCAGTGCGGACTTGACCAAGTTGGCGGAACAGCAGCGGCGGTTGATCAATCAGTTCAAGGTTTGA
- a CDS encoding TMEM165/GDT1 family protein, producing the protein MLDSLLVPTAIVALAEIGDKTQLLALILAARFRKPWPIIAGIVAATLANHAAAGAVGAWFGSFFSNATLHWILAASFTATALWTLVPDKMDEDEASTARKFGPFLTTLIAFFLAEMGDKTQVATVMLAAQYPDLWLVIIGTTAGMLIANVPVVLAGNFAADKLPLTLIRRLAASAFLILAIVAVYKAMQSSGWV; encoded by the coding sequence ATGCTGGACTCTCTGCTCGTTCCCACCGCAATCGTTGCCTTGGCCGAAATCGGCGACAAGACGCAACTGCTCGCGCTCATTCTCGCTGCCCGCTTTCGCAAACCCTGGCCAATCATCGCCGGCATCGTCGCCGCGACCCTGGCCAACCATGCGGCAGCCGGTGCGGTAGGCGCCTGGTTCGGCAGTTTCTTCTCGAATGCGACGTTGCACTGGATCCTCGCCGCGAGCTTTACCGCCACGGCGCTGTGGACGCTGGTGCCGGACAAGATGGACGAAGACGAAGCCAGCACCGCCCGAAAATTCGGGCCATTCCTGACCACGCTGATTGCATTCTTCCTCGCGGAAATGGGTGACAAGACCCAAGTCGCCACCGTGATGCTTGCCGCGCAATACCCGGATCTGTGGCTGGTGATCATCGGCACTACCGCCGGGATGTTGATTGCCAACGTGCCGGTGGTACTGGCAGGTAACTTTGCGGCGGACAAACTGCCCTTGACCCTGATCCGTCGCCTGGCGGCATCGGCGTTCCTGATTTTGGCAATTGTTGCGGTGTACAAGGCGATGCAGAGCAGTGGGTGGGTTTGA
- a CDS encoding PA4642 family protein, whose protein sequence is MRKDKKQVIGDEIGDEQIKLFLDFEPVDATSPSLHKLIKAYRGLRIDDFERFLTFFVEAGHDLDGKDEHGNDFVALIKDQRNAAEYIELISKARV, encoded by the coding sequence ATGCGTAAAGATAAGAAGCAAGTGATTGGTGACGAGATCGGCGATGAGCAGATCAAGCTGTTCCTCGATTTTGAGCCGGTCGACGCCACTTCACCGTCGCTGCACAAACTGATCAAGGCGTACCGTGGCCTGCGCATCGATGACTTCGAGCGTTTTCTGACGTTCTTTGTTGAAGCCGGCCATGACCTGGATGGGAAGGATGAGCACGGTAATGACTTCGTCGCCCTGATCAAGGATCAGCGCAACGCCGCCGAGTACATCGAGCTGATCAGCAAGGCTCGCGTTTAA
- a CDS encoding 1-acyl-sn-glycerol-3-phosphate acyltransferase has translation MGEFDAIRPYDDSEVPAVLNRLLGDKAFLDILIHFRFPRYAGAFGWMLKPLIAHRLRREFAGITSVATLQDKVEFYVDHTIERATDGVTYTGVEQFKSGSAYLFIANHRDIVMDPAFVNYAVYHAGLPTPRIAIGDNLLQKPFVSDLMRLNKSFIVHRSITGRREKMAAYQLLSAYINHSIRNDCASIWIAQAEGRAKDGDDRTESAILKMFHMSRKDEPFGEVIRSLNLTPVSISYEYDPCDQAKARELYIRATTGSYSKVPGEDDVSIAKGITGYKGRVHVNFAAPITELFEDTKQLAIEMDKQILSGYRLFPAHYLAYAQWKDADPQLQVPKAAEVFAADELAKAQEEWQRRLDACPEEHRPFMVLQYATPVRNQYRVKAGLPL, from the coding sequence ATGGGCGAATTCGATGCCATCCGACCTTACGACGACAGCGAAGTCCCGGCAGTATTGAACCGGTTGCTTGGTGACAAGGCGTTTCTAGATATCCTCATCCACTTCCGCTTCCCGCGCTATGCCGGTGCCTTCGGCTGGATGCTCAAACCTCTTATAGCTCATCGGCTGCGCCGTGAGTTCGCCGGTATCACGTCGGTGGCGACATTGCAGGACAAAGTCGAGTTTTACGTCGACCACACCATCGAGCGTGCCACGGACGGTGTGACGTACACCGGCGTGGAACAATTCAAGTCTGGCAGCGCCTACCTGTTCATCGCCAACCACCGCGACATCGTGATGGACCCGGCCTTCGTCAACTACGCCGTGTACCACGCCGGCCTGCCGACCCCGCGCATCGCCATTGGCGACAACCTGCTGCAAAAGCCTTTTGTCAGCGATTTGATGCGCCTGAACAAGAGCTTCATCGTGCACCGTTCGATCACCGGCCGCCGGGAAAAAATGGCGGCGTATCAGCTGTTGTCAGCGTACATCAACCATTCGATCCGCAACGACTGCGCCTCGATCTGGATCGCCCAGGCTGAAGGCCGGGCCAAGGACGGCGACGACCGTACCGAGTCGGCGATCCTCAAGATGTTCCACATGAGCCGCAAGGACGAGCCGTTCGGCGAAGTCATTCGCTCGCTGAACCTCACCCCGGTGTCGATCAGCTACGAATACGATCCGTGCGACCAGGCCAAGGCCCGCGAGCTGTACATCCGCGCCACCACCGGCAGCTACAGCAAAGTGCCAGGCGAGGATGACGTGAGCATCGCCAAAGGCATCACCGGTTACAAAGGCCGGGTCCACGTGAACTTCGCCGCGCCGATCACTGAACTGTTCGAAGACACCAAGCAATTGGCGATCGAAATGGACAAGCAGATCCTCAGCGGTTACCGGTTGTTCCCGGCGCACTACCTGGCCTATGCCCAGTGGAAAGACGCCGACCCGCAACTGCAGGTGCCGAAAGCGGCCGAGGTGTTTGCGGCTGACGAACTGGCCAAGGCCCAGGAAGAATGGCAGCGTCGGCTGGATGCCTGCCCTGAGGAGCATCGTCCGTTTATGGTGCTGCAATATGCGACGCCGGTGCGCAATCAGTATCGGGTCAAGGCCGGGTTGCCGCTGTAA
- the mqo gene encoding malate dehydrogenase (quinone), producing the protein MAHNEAVDVVLVGAGIMSATLAVLLKELDPAIKLEVVELMDSGAAESSNPWNNAGTGHAGLCELNYTPQAADGTVDIKKAVHINTQFEVSKQFWSYLTKKGTFGSCKSFISPVPHLSFVQGDDGVSFLKERFKTLSKHHAFSDMEYTEDKATMAEWMPLMMPGRPADEVVAATRVMNGTDVNFGALTNQLLKHLTSAPDAQVKYCKRVTGLKRNNGGWTVSIKDVNSGNTRDVDAKFVFLGAGGAALPLLQASGIEESKGFGGFPISGQWLRCDNPEVVKHHQAKVYSQAAVGSPPMSVPHLDTRVVDGKKSLLFGPYAGFTTKFLKHGSFMDLPMSVRAGNIGPMLAVAKNNMDLTKYLVSEVMQSMEQRLDSLRRFYPEAKAEDWRLEVAGQRVQIIKKDPKKGGVLQFGTELVAAKDGSLAALLGASPGASVTVSIMLELIEKCFPNKAHGEWAAKLAEIFPAREKVLETDAALYRKINAHNNVALELVEASNETESYA; encoded by the coding sequence ATGGCGCATAACGAAGCAGTCGACGTAGTACTGGTTGGGGCCGGCATCATGAGTGCCACCCTGGCTGTACTGCTCAAAGAGCTCGACCCCGCGATCAAGCTGGAAGTCGTCGAGCTGATGGATTCCGGTGCCGCGGAGAGTTCCAATCCGTGGAACAACGCCGGTACCGGTCACGCCGGGCTGTGTGAGCTGAACTACACGCCACAGGCCGCCGACGGCACCGTCGACATCAAGAAAGCCGTGCACATCAACACCCAGTTCGAGGTGTCGAAGCAGTTCTGGTCCTACCTGACCAAGAAAGGCACCTTCGGTTCGTGCAAATCGTTCATCAGCCCGGTGCCGCACCTGAGCTTCGTGCAGGGCGACGACGGCGTCTCCTTCCTCAAGGAACGTTTCAAGACGCTGAGCAAGCACCACGCCTTCTCGGACATGGAATACACCGAAGACAAGGCCACCATGGCCGAGTGGATGCCCTTGATGATGCCGGGCCGCCCGGCTGACGAAGTCGTCGCCGCCACCCGCGTGATGAACGGCACCGACGTAAACTTCGGCGCCCTGACCAACCAATTGCTCAAGCACCTGACCAGCGCGCCTGATGCCCAGGTCAAGTACTGCAAGCGTGTGACGGGTCTGAAGCGTAACAACGGTGGCTGGACTGTCAGCATCAAGGACGTCAACAGCGGCAATACCCGTGATGTCGATGCGAAGTTCGTGTTCCTCGGCGCTGGCGGTGCTGCACTGCCACTGTTGCAAGCTTCGGGCATCGAAGAAAGCAAAGGCTTCGGCGGTTTCCCGATCAGCGGCCAATGGCTGCGTTGCGACAACCCGGAAGTGGTCAAGCACCACCAGGCCAAGGTCTACAGCCAGGCTGCGGTAGGTTCGCCACCGATGTCCGTGCCGCACCTGGACACCCGTGTGGTCGATGGCAAGAAGTCCCTGCTGTTCGGACCTTACGCCGGTTTCACCACCAAGTTCCTCAAGCACGGTTCGTTCATGGACCTGCCGATGTCGGTCCGCGCCGGCAACATCGGCCCGATGCTGGCCGTGGCCAAAAACAACATGGACCTGACCAAGTACCTGGTCAGCGAAGTGATGCAGTCGATGGAGCAGCGTCTGGATTCCCTGCGTCGTTTCTACCCTGAAGCGAAAGCCGAAGACTGGCGCCTGGAAGTGGCCGGCCAACGGGTGCAGATTATCAAGAAAGACCCGAAGAAAGGCGGCGTTCTGCAGTTCGGTACCGAACTGGTCGCGGCCAAGGACGGTTCACTTGCGGCCCTGCTCGGCGCATCCCCAGGCGCTTCGGTGACTGTTTCGATCATGCTTGAGCTGATCGAGAAATGTTTCCCGAACAAGGCCCATGGCGAGTGGGCTGCCAAGCTCGCGGAAATCTTCCCGGCTCGGGAAAAGGTTCTGGAAACCGACGCTGCGCTGTATCGCAAGATCAATGCGCACAACAACGTCGCGCTGGAACTGGTTGAAGCCAGTAACGAGACCGAAAGCTACGCTTGA
- a CDS encoding CPXCG motif-containing cysteine-rich protein, giving the protein MLETAQYECPYCGEVVETSVDLSGGDQTYIEDCQVCCRPITFVLQVHGEEWHLEVRSENE; this is encoded by the coding sequence ATGCTGGAAACTGCGCAGTATGAATGTCCGTATTGTGGTGAAGTGGTTGAGACTTCTGTAGACCTGTCAGGAGGCGATCAGACCTATATCGAGGATTGTCAGGTGTGTTGTCGGCCGATTACGTTTGTGTTGCAGGTTCACGGAGAGGAATGGCATCTCGAAGTCCGCAGCGAAAATGAATGA
- a CDS encoding putative signal transducing protein produces MQRIYEPENLMEGELLQGMLASEGIEAHLVGRDLVGGTGELPIFGLLGLSVDNDQAEYARELITAYNAALPLSGDEPDSFPGTLVC; encoded by the coding sequence ATGCAGCGCATCTACGAACCGGAAAACCTGATGGAAGGCGAATTGCTGCAAGGCATGCTCGCCAGCGAGGGTATCGAAGCGCATCTGGTTGGGCGTGATTTGGTCGGCGGCACAGGCGAGTTACCGATATTCGGCCTGCTGGGCCTATCGGTCGATAACGACCAGGCCGAATACGCCCGGGAGCTGATCACCGCGTACAATGCCGCGCTGCCGCTGTCCGGCGATGAACCGGACAGTTTTCCCGGCACGCTGGTCTGTTAG